One genomic segment of Synechocystis sp. LKSZ1 includes these proteins:
- a CDS encoding GUN4 domain-containing protein, with protein MIQSSTKKNLALAVALALMCPGWVSLSLAQPPTAPKLVSESSLISPETKIDYTPLQVALNNQQFQKANEITHRLLLTAAGRIAQGWFRGEDIEKLPCWDLKTIDTLWKTASKGRFGFSVQYDIFVKTGNRPGRLMAPEAYDKFGEEIGWRQNNQWTIFKQNLNYTLQAPVGHLPNPRDEYQINGGRLEYTGLMGRLQSCKIVSSPNPTPSPKPSLRPSL; from the coding sequence ATGATTCAGTCTTCGACGAAAAAAAACCTGGCGTTGGCGGTAGCCTTGGCATTAATGTGCCCTGGATGGGTGAGCTTGTCCTTGGCCCAACCCCCCACGGCCCCCAAGCTGGTAAGCGAATCGTCTCTCATTTCCCCGGAAACCAAAATTGACTATACTCCCCTCCAGGTGGCCCTCAACAATCAGCAGTTCCAGAAGGCAAATGAAATTACCCATCGTCTCTTGCTCACTGCTGCTGGTCGAATTGCCCAGGGCTGGTTCCGAGGCGAAGATATTGAAAAACTGCCCTGCTGGGATCTGAAAACCATTGATACTCTCTGGAAAACCGCCTCTAAGGGCCGCTTTGGCTTTTCCGTGCAATACGATATTTTTGTCAAAACTGGCAATCGTCCTGGACGACTGATGGCCCCAGAAGCCTACGATAAATTTGGCGAAGAAATTGGCTGGCGCCAGAATAATCAGTGGACAATCTTCAAGCAAAACCTAAACTATACGCTCCAGGCCCCGGTGGGTCATCTCCCCAATCCTCGGGATGAGTACCAAATCAACGGCGGTCGCCTAGAGTACACTGGCCTGATGGGCCGCCTCCAGTCCTGCAAGATTGTCTCCAGTCCCAATCCAACGCCGTCTCCCAAGCCCTCCCTCCGGCCCTCGCTTTAA
- a CDS encoding DEAD/DEAH box helicase family protein gives MARSPTLTYDRGTLLLHPPPRGQAWIQFVTWDDRVEKFRLPAYRYRALVECLQAEQIEFIDQARAFSPLELIPSIERQPFPHQAEALKAWKKANRQGVVVLPTAAGKTFVAQLALQSTPRTTLVLVPTLDLMHQWYEQMTKLFPQTEVGLLGGGSSDRSPILISTYHSAAIHAESLGNRYALLIFDECHHLPSNFFRVIAEYSLAPYRLGLTATPERSDGSHQELDHLIGPVVYHKVVEDLAGGTLAEHRVVQIKVKLSTEERQRYDQAIQTRNDFLHQTKISLGSLSGWQQFVIVSAGSAQGRRAMLAHREAKEISLGTEGKLRVLAEILAEHQPEPILIFTNDNATVYCISQQFLIPALTHQTSVKERHEILSAFRAGQYCALVTSHVLNEGVDVPSVKIAVILSGTGSTREYVQRLGRILRKHPEGAKLALLYEVVAEDTSEEKTAQRRKQASYRPEGTVRQLELLPGQQVRPLRAAEGGDSYGWEEEE, from the coding sequence ATGGCCCGTTCTCCGACACTGACCTACGACCGTGGAACCTTGTTACTTCATCCGCCGCCGAGGGGCCAGGCCTGGATTCAATTTGTCACCTGGGATGACCGTGTTGAAAAATTTCGCCTGCCGGCCTACCGCTACCGGGCCTTGGTGGAATGTCTCCAAGCTGAACAGATCGAATTCATCGACCAGGCCAGGGCCTTTAGCCCCCTGGAACTGATCCCCAGTATTGAGCGACAACCCTTTCCTCACCAAGCAGAGGCCCTCAAAGCCTGGAAAAAGGCTAATCGTCAAGGCGTCGTCGTTTTACCCACAGCGGCTGGCAAAACCTTTGTGGCCCAATTGGCCCTTCAATCGACCCCCCGAACAACCCTGGTGCTGGTGCCAACGCTGGACTTGATGCACCAATGGTACGAGCAAATGACCAAATTGTTTCCCCAGACGGAGGTGGGCCTGCTAGGGGGCGGCTCGAGCGACCGCAGTCCGATTTTGATCTCGACCTACCACAGCGCAGCGATCCATGCCGAAAGCCTGGGGAATCGCTATGCTCTGCTCATTTTCGACGAATGCCACCATTTGCCCAGTAACTTTTTTCGGGTGATTGCGGAATATTCCCTGGCCCCCTACCGTCTTGGCTTGACCGCGACTCCCGAACGCAGTGATGGCAGTCACCAGGAGTTAGACCATCTGATTGGCCCGGTGGTGTACCACAAAGTTGTGGAAGACTTGGCCGGAGGAACCCTAGCTGAGCATCGAGTGGTGCAGATCAAGGTGAAACTGTCGACTGAAGAACGACAACGCTACGACCAAGCGATCCAGACCCGCAATGACTTTCTACACCAGACAAAAATTAGCTTGGGTAGTTTAAGCGGTTGGCAACAGTTTGTGATAGTCAGTGCTGGTTCAGCCCAGGGCCGCCGGGCCATGCTGGCCCACCGCGAGGCGAAGGAAATCTCCCTAGGTACCGAGGGTAAACTGCGGGTACTGGCGGAGATTTTGGCGGAACATCAACCAGAACCGATCTTGATTTTTACCAACGACAACGCCACGGTCTATTGCATTTCCCAACAGTTTTTGATTCCGGCCCTCACCCACCAAACGTCAGTCAAAGAACGCCACGAAATTTTGTCCGCGTTCCGTGCCGGTCAATACTGTGCCCTCGTAACGTCCCATGTTTTGAATGAAGGGGTAGATGTCCCCAGTGTCAAAATTGCGGTGATCCTTTCGGGGACAGGTTCCACCAGGGAGTACGTGCAACGGTTAGGACGAATTCTGCGTAAGCATCCCGAAGGGGCCAAGTTGGCCCTGCTCTATGAAGTCGTGGCGGAGGATACCAGCGAAGAAAAAACGGCCCAGCGGCGTAAGCAGGCCAGTTACCGCCCAGAAGGGACGGTGCGGCAGTTGGAGCTATTACCTGGCCAGCAAGTGCGTCCGCTCCGAGCTGCCGAGGGCGGAGACAGCTATGGTTGGGAGGAAGAAGAGTAG
- a CDS encoding fructosamine kinase family protein has product MWNVITDAIAVHTGRPFVLEQRRPVSGGCINQGYCLQGQGQAYFIKINQSHQVDMFAAEALGLQQMAATHTIRVPRPICHGVSGGQSYLVLEWLDFGPESAETWTEMGRRLATLHAAPGPFKFGWEQDNTIGSTPQINTWTLDWASFFTEHRLAYQLQRAQRKGGQFPQTQQLLEKSRRLLAAHQPQPALVHGDLWSGNVAVLTTGEPVILDPATYYGDPEVDLAMTELFGGFPAAFYRGYQETRPISTDYQIRKTLYNLYHILNHFNLFGGGYAGQAQRMIQQILAGPV; this is encoded by the coding sequence ATGTGGAACGTTATTACCGATGCCATCGCTGTCCATACCGGCCGTCCCTTTGTCCTCGAACAACGGCGGCCCGTGAGCGGTGGCTGTATCAATCAAGGTTACTGCCTCCAGGGCCAGGGCCAAGCCTACTTTATCAAAATCAACCAATCCCACCAGGTCGATATGTTTGCCGCCGAGGCCTTGGGGCTTCAACAAATGGCCGCCACCCATACCATCCGCGTACCACGACCGATTTGCCATGGCGTGAGTGGGGGCCAGAGTTATCTGGTACTGGAGTGGTTAGACTTTGGCCCCGAGAGCGCCGAGACCTGGACAGAAATGGGACGACGCCTAGCAACCCTGCATGCGGCCCCTGGCCCCTTCAAATTCGGCTGGGAGCAAGATAATACCATTGGTTCCACCCCCCAGATCAACACCTGGACGCTCGACTGGGCTAGCTTTTTTACCGAACATCGCCTGGCCTATCAACTGCAACGGGCCCAGCGCAAGGGCGGGCAATTTCCCCAGACCCAACAACTTCTGGAAAAGAGCCGACGGCTTTTGGCTGCCCATCAACCCCAACCGGCCCTCGTTCATGGCGACCTCTGGTCAGGCAACGTGGCCGTTTTGACGACAGGAGAGCCGGTGATCCTTGACCCCGCCACCTACTACGGCGACCCGGAAGTGGATTTGGCCATGACAGAGTTGTTTGGAGGCTTTCCCGCCGCCTTCTATCGGGGGTATCAAGAAACGCGGCCCATTTCCACCGACTACCAAATCCGCAAAACGCTCTACAACTTGTACCATATTTTGAACCATTTTAATCTGTTCGGTGGCGGTTACGCGGGCCAGGCCCAGCGGATGATCCAACAGATTTTAGCGGGCCCGGTTTAA
- a CDS encoding S8 family serine peptidase: MSSSVLTLAWIQEMAQSLESSRFNFKGTRDSGPAGSDFYALDDSLSSATPLTVGTTPTAVTGYVGWSDANDYYRFTLNATHNFALSLTGLSNAADVALLNSAGTILASSTLSGTSAEAIASQLTEGTYYVRVYNRSSWFRGTNYVLTVQGTPLVPPPPPPSPVDNAGNSLNEARNITLSPTTTNFSDYVGVEDTNDYYQFSLSKTSDFNLSLSGLVSDADVQLLDSNGNSLQTAQARGTGTESITQQLNTGTYYIRVYPYSGNTTYTLGLSATEVILPPPPPPPPADNAGNTLATARSITLSSTPTNFSDYVGAEDTNDYYRFSLSKTSDFNLSLSGLVSDADVQLLDSNGNSLQTAQARGTGTESITQQLSAGTYYIRVYPYSNSNTDYILGLSATEVVVSAPPPPPTVDTTANYSSTSGYGLINAAAAVASALGQSPFADVPTFGGANDWGANLIKAPEVWAQNYTGQGVIVAVLDTGVDRNHPDLNDNIWVNSGEIPGNGRDDDGNGYVDDVYGWNFASNNSNTLDGNGHGTHVAGTIAGERNDFGVTGIAYGAKIMPVKVLNDSGSGSLSNIAKGIRYAVDNGAKVLNLSLGGSSSSNELQSAVQYASSKGAIVVMAAGNSGTSQPIFPARYATSWGIAVGAVDQNNTMASFSNKAGSNSAMVFVDAPGVDIYSTRPNNSYTTLSGTSMATPHVAGVVALMLSAKASLTDAQVRKILMQTSGNVLTANSAGVGSLGTGSLSVQSLESLAVTDSNSSVFLSLSNATGPTQKNPMEPANIPGSPALIAEMTSFTPTETDSLFQVGNEADSLALWPTRYLDSQDAELLAPKLLAYG, translated from the coding sequence TTGAGTAGTTCAGTCCTAACCCTGGCCTGGATTCAGGAAATGGCCCAAAGCCTAGAAAGCAGTCGCTTCAATTTCAAGGGAACTCGGGACAGTGGCCCTGCTGGCTCCGATTTTTATGCGCTAGACGACTCCCTCAGTTCTGCCACTCCTCTAACAGTAGGAACAACCCCCACCGCCGTCACGGGATACGTTGGTTGGTCAGATGCCAATGATTACTACCGCTTTACCCTCAATGCAACCCATAATTTTGCCCTGAGTTTGACGGGCCTGAGTAATGCTGCCGATGTAGCTCTGTTGAATAGTGCGGGAACCATCTTGGCTAGTTCTACACTATCAGGAACATCGGCAGAGGCAATTGCGAGTCAACTTACTGAAGGTACCTACTACGTCCGGGTTTATAATCGCAGTTCTTGGTTTCGTGGTACCAACTACGTCTTAACTGTTCAAGGAACTCCCCTTGTTCCGCCGCCGCCGCCGCCCAGTCCAGTTGATAATGCCGGCAATAGTTTAAATGAGGCTCGCAATATTACCCTCAGTCCGACAACAACAAATTTTAGTGATTACGTCGGAGTAGAGGATACCAACGATTACTACCAATTTAGCCTCAGCAAAACCAGTGATTTTAATCTGAGTTTGTCGGGCCTTGTCAGCGATGCCGATGTGCAACTCCTTGATAGCAATGGCAATTCTCTACAAACGGCCCAAGCACGGGGAACAGGGACGGAAAGTATTACCCAACAACTCAATACTGGAACCTATTACATCCGAGTCTATCCCTACAGCGGCAACACCACCTATACGCTGGGCCTGAGTGCCACTGAAGTTATTCTGCCGCCACCGCCTCCCCCCCCCCCAGCAGATAATGCCGGCAATACCCTCGCCACAGCCCGCAGTATTACCCTTAGTTCAACACCAACTAACTTTAGTGACTATGTCGGGGCCGAGGATACCAACGATTACTACCGATTTAGCCTCAGCAAAACCAGTGATTTTAATCTGAGTTTGTCGGGCCTTGTCAGCGATGCCGATGTGCAACTCCTCGATAGCAATGGCAATTCTCTACAAACGGCCCAAGCACGGGGAACAGGGACGGAAAGTATTACCCAACAACTGAGTGCAGGAACCTACTACATCCGGGTCTATCCTTACAGCAATAGCAATACAGACTATATCCTGGGCCTGAGTGCCACGGAAGTCGTTGTCTCTGCTCCTCCCCCGCCTCCTACCGTCGATACCACCGCCAACTATAGTTCTACCTCTGGTTATGGCCTGATCAATGCCGCAGCGGCGGTGGCCAGCGCCTTAGGTCAGTCCCCCTTTGCCGATGTCCCCACCTTTGGCGGTGCGAATGATTGGGGGGCCAATTTAATTAAGGCCCCAGAGGTCTGGGCCCAAAATTACACCGGCCAAGGCGTTATCGTCGCAGTTCTGGATACAGGGGTTGACCGAAACCATCCCGACCTCAACGACAATATCTGGGTAAATAGCGGCGAAATTCCCGGTAACGGGCGAGATGACGACGGCAATGGTTACGTGGATGATGTCTATGGCTGGAACTTTGCTAGTAACAATAGCAACACCCTGGATGGCAATGGCCATGGAACCCATGTCGCTGGCACCATTGCAGGGGAAAGAAATGATTTTGGTGTGACGGGCATCGCCTACGGGGCCAAAATCATGCCGGTGAAGGTACTCAATGACTCGGGTTCTGGCAGTTTGAGCAATATTGCCAAGGGCATTCGCTATGCCGTTGATAATGGAGCCAAGGTGCTAAATCTAAGCCTAGGTGGCTCTAGTAGTAGCAACGAACTACAATCTGCGGTGCAATACGCTAGCAGTAAAGGGGCGATTGTGGTGATGGCCGCTGGTAATTCCGGAACCTCCCAGCCGATTTTCCCAGCCCGCTATGCCACGAGTTGGGGCATTGCCGTGGGAGCCGTTGACCAAAACAATACGATGGCCTCTTTTTCTAATAAGGCCGGTAGTAATTCTGCTATGGTCTTTGTCGATGCACCAGGAGTCGACATTTACTCCACCCGGCCCAATAATAGCTACACAACCCTCAGTGGCACATCTATGGCGACGCCCCATGTTGCAGGCGTGGTGGCCCTAATGCTGAGTGCTAAGGCGAGTTTGACCGATGCCCAAGTCCGAAAAATTCTGATGCAAACCTCCGGCAATGTGTTGACGGCTAATAGCGCAGGAGTGGGCAGTCTGGGGACAGGCAGTCTATCCGTCCAATCCTTGGAAAGCTTAGCGGTGACTGACTCAAACAGCTCTGTTTTCTTAAGTTTGAGCAACGCCACTGGGCCGACTCAGAAAAATCCTATGGAGCCAGCCAATATTCCCGGTTCTCCGGCCTTGATTGCAGAGATGACTTCGTTCACCCCTACGGAGACTGATTCTCTCTTCCAGGTCGGGAATGAAGCTGATTCCCTGGCCCTTTGGCCAACGCGCTATCTCGACAGTCAAGATGCGGAACTTCTGGCCCCGAAACTATTAGCCTATGGATAA
- a CDS encoding aspartate carbamoyltransferase catalytic subunit, with amino-acid sequence MTGWTRPHILNLADWSAAEFDIVLQTAASMAQVLAGRTKKIPALQGQVVTNLFFEPSTRTRSSFELAAKRLSADVMNFAPGSSSLTKGETILDTAKTYLAMGTDIMVIRHQQAGVPQFIAHQLDQLGAGVKVLNAGDGQHEHPSQALLDLYTITRQLDRDNPRLAVLQGKKIAIVGDILHSRVARSNIWSLLAAGADLHLAGPPTLLPLAFAQLRPVDSPGQLTLHWHLEPALVEADFVMTLRLQKERMTAHLLPSLREYHQQFGLTHARLQACHPSVKLLHPGPVNRGVEMSSELMDDANLSLIQDQVTSGVAIRMALLYLIGTAGPEA; translated from the coding sequence GTGACTGGCTGGACAAGACCACATATCCTGAATTTAGCGGATTGGAGCGCGGCGGAGTTTGACATTGTCCTGCAAACCGCAGCGAGTATGGCACAAGTCCTGGCAGGACGGACGAAAAAAATACCGGCCCTCCAGGGCCAAGTGGTCACGAATCTCTTCTTTGAACCCTCGACCCGCACACGGAGCAGTTTTGAGCTAGCGGCCAAACGCCTGTCGGCAGATGTGATGAATTTTGCTCCTGGCAGTTCTTCCCTGACCAAGGGCGAAACCATTCTAGATACGGCCAAAACCTACCTGGCCATGGGCACGGATATTATGGTAATTCGCCACCAACAGGCCGGGGTACCCCAATTTATTGCCCATCAGCTAGACCAATTGGGAGCCGGGGTTAAAGTGTTGAATGCCGGCGATGGCCAGCACGAACATCCCTCCCAGGCCCTGCTCGACCTCTACACCATTACCCGCCAACTCGACCGGGATAATCCTCGGCTAGCGGTGCTCCAGGGTAAAAAAATTGCCATTGTGGGGGATATTTTGCATTCTCGAGTGGCCCGTTCCAATATTTGGAGTTTGTTGGCCGCAGGAGCCGATCTACACCTGGCTGGCCCACCGACCCTCTTGCCCCTGGCTTTTGCCCAGTTGCGTCCCGTCGATAGTCCGGGGCAATTAACTCTGCATTGGCATCTAGAACCGGCCCTGGTGGAGGCCGATTTTGTCATGACCCTACGCCTGCAAAAGGAACGCATGACGGCCCATCTGTTGCCCAGTCTACGGGAATACCACCAACAGTTTGGCTTGACCCATGCCCGACTCCAGGCCTGTCACCCCAGCGTCAAACTACTACACCCCGGCCCTGTGAACCGAGGTGTGGAAATGAGTTCGGAGTTAATGGATGATGCCAACCTGAGTCTGATCCAAGACCAAGTCACCAGCGGCGTTGCCATTCGCATGGCCCTGCTGTATCTCATCGGCACCGCTGGCCCTGAGGCCTAG
- a CDS encoding hybrid sensor histidine kinase/response regulator, which yields MGNPDATRKQLLIVDDTPDNLRLLAALLADKGYLIRKALSGAIALKSIDQAPPDLILLDINMPDLNGYELCEQLKANPKTQEIPVIFISALDDVLDKVRAFRVGGSDYIAKPFQGEEVIARIEHQLTIQSQKQQLQAEIQERQRAEQSLQVYLHVVSHDLRNPVLGMSMILKNFLKSAPGLEAAVAIPSSILERMAQSCDRQLALINSLVETQQFEVGAMVPQKQPLILADFLHNFQAEWEPLLAQHQAQLTIDLPPHLPALWADHNLFWRVVENLVANALKYNAAPLTITIGAQAEANHQVRCWIQDNGIGIPPGLAEKLFERYQRGEPAQGTLGLGLGLYLCRQIIEAHGGQIGVLAQTEPGATIWFTLPCSQDGPLVEMPEAVNSLG from the coding sequence ATGGGCAATCCTGACGCAACGCGCAAGCAACTTCTGATTGTTGATGACACCCCCGATAATCTGCGTCTCCTGGCGGCCCTATTAGCCGATAAGGGCTATCTAATTCGCAAGGCCCTGTCAGGAGCCATTGCCCTCAAAAGTATTGACCAGGCCCCACCGGATTTGATTTTGCTCGATATTAATATGCCGGACTTAAACGGCTATGAGCTTTGTGAGCAACTGAAGGCCAATCCTAAAACTCAGGAAATTCCGGTGATTTTTATTAGTGCCCTTGATGATGTCTTGGATAAAGTCCGGGCCTTTCGGGTGGGTGGGTCGGACTATATCGCTAAGCCCTTTCAGGGAGAAGAGGTGATTGCCCGTATTGAGCATCAACTGACTATTCAATCCCAAAAACAGCAACTCCAGGCTGAAATCCAAGAACGCCAACGGGCTGAGCAGTCCCTCCAGGTTTATCTCCACGTCGTTTCTCATGACCTCCGTAATCCCGTCCTAGGGATGTCGATGATTCTCAAGAATTTTTTGAAGTCGGCTCCTGGCCTAGAGGCTGCTGTGGCCATTCCTAGTTCTATCCTAGAGCGCATGGCCCAGAGTTGCGACCGCCAATTGGCCCTGATCAATTCCCTGGTGGAAACCCAGCAGTTTGAAGTCGGCGCCATGGTGCCCCAAAAACAACCCCTGATTCTGGCGGATTTCCTACACAATTTTCAGGCCGAATGGGAACCCCTGCTGGCCCAACACCAGGCCCAGTTAACAATAGACTTACCGCCCCATCTACCGGCCCTCTGGGCCGACCATAATCTCTTTTGGCGCGTAGTGGAAAATCTGGTGGCCAATGCCCTGAAGTACAATGCGGCCCCCTTGACTATTACCATCGGGGCCCAAGCTGAAGCGAATCACCAGGTTCGGTGCTGGATTCAGGATAATGGTATCGGCATTCCCCCTGGCCTAGCGGAGAAATTGTTTGAGCGCTATCAACGGGGAGAACCGGCCCAGGGAACCCTCGGTTTGGGCCTTGGCCTTTACCTCTGTCGGCAAATTATCGAGGCCCACGGTGGTCAAATTGGGGTTTTGGCCCAGACTGAACCCGGTGCCACCATCTGGTTTACTCTGCCCTGTAGCCAAGATGGCCCCCTAGTTGAAATGCCGGAAGCGGTCAATAGTCTGGGATAA
- the cofH gene encoding 7,8-didemethyl-8-hydroxy-5-deazariboflavin synthase subunit CofH: protein MAFVSYHQYLTDASPEAILESILAKALAQEDLTPEEGCFLLTCRDDSAWLAIQQAADQLRANLVGETVTYVVNRNLNFTNICEQHCSFCAFRRDAEDSGAFWLTPAQILAKVEDAITQGATEICMQGGLNPAAQLQGSALAFYEDLISTIKSAFPALHLHAFSPQEIQFIARQDGLDFETVLQTLQTAGVDSLPGTAAEVLVDSVRHIICPEKIDSQTWLTIVHLAHRLGLPTTSTMLCGHIETPAQQIQHLEHLRALQQRAIAEQLPARITEFILLPFVGELAPKPLRHRVGRDQPSLSATLHLTAVARLYLGKWIVNHQPSWVKLGLAGATEALRWGCNDLGGTLMEEHITSMAGAKGGTALTVTQLQGACQALGRPYRQRTTLYH, encoded by the coding sequence ATGGCCTTTGTTTCCTATCACCAGTACCTAACGGATGCGTCCCCAGAGGCAATTCTTGAGTCAATTCTAGCTAAAGCGTTGGCCCAAGAAGACTTGACGCCGGAGGAAGGTTGTTTCCTACTCACCTGCCGGGATGACTCGGCTTGGTTGGCCATTCAGCAGGCAGCGGATCAGCTCCGGGCTAATCTGGTGGGGGAAACCGTGACCTACGTGGTCAATCGCAACCTGAATTTTACGAATATCTGCGAGCAACACTGTAGTTTTTGCGCCTTTCGCCGTGATGCAGAGGATAGTGGGGCCTTTTGGCTGACACCGGCCCAAATCCTAGCCAAGGTGGAAGATGCTATCACCCAGGGGGCCACGGAAATTTGTATGCAGGGAGGCCTAAACCCAGCGGCCCAGCTCCAGGGGTCTGCGTTAGCTTTCTACGAAGATTTAATTAGCACAATTAAATCGGCCTTTCCGGCCCTCCATCTCCACGCCTTTTCTCCCCAGGAAATCCAATTTATTGCTCGGCAAGACGGTCTGGATTTTGAAACTGTTCTCCAGACCCTCCAGACAGCGGGGGTCGATTCGTTACCGGGAACTGCGGCGGAGGTCTTAGTCGATTCCGTTCGTCACATCATTTGTCCTGAGAAAATTGATAGTCAAACCTGGCTCACCATTGTCCACCTAGCCCATCGTTTAGGCCTGCCCACCACCAGCACGATGCTCTGCGGCCATATTGAAACGCCGGCTCAACAGATCCAGCACCTGGAACACCTGCGCGCGTTGCAACAGCGAGCTATTGCCGAACAACTCCCCGCCCGGATCACGGAATTTATTCTTTTACCCTTCGTGGGAGAACTGGCCCCGAAACCCCTACGCCATCGAGTCGGCCGCGACCAACCCTCCCTCTCGGCAACCCTACATTTAACCGCAGTAGCCCGTCTTTACCTAGGCAAATGGATCGTGAATCATCAACCCAGTTGGGTTAAATTAGGCCTAGCGGGAGCTACCGAGGCCCTGCGCTGGGGTTGTAATGACCTGGGAGGAACCCTGATGGAGGAACATATCACCAGCATGGCTGGGGCCAAAGGGGGAACGGCCTTGACCGTGACCCAATTACAAGGGGCCTGTCAAGCCCTGGGGCGGCCCTACCGTCAACGCACAACTTTGTACCACTAA